GATCGACGTGGTCACCTCGATCTCGGCCGCCGAGGCCAGCCTCGAGACGGTGATGGCCGTCCGCGACCAGGTGATCAGCGCCTATCAGGAAATCATGCGTATGCCGATCTGAGGTCGCTCCTGGAGCGGAAACCGCTCCAGGATTTTTTGCTTTCCGGGCTTTCTAAACGGCGAACCGGTGTCCACTTCGCCTGAAAGCGCTTTATGGTCTGCGCCATGGCCCAGACCGCGATCGACCTTTCAGGCATAGAGAAACGCTACGCCGCCCATGCCGCTCTGGCGGGGGTGAGCCTTTCCATCGCGCCCGGCGAGTTCGTGGCGCTGGTGGGACCCTCTGGTTCGGGCAAGACCACTCTGCTCAAGACCATCAACGGCCTGGTCACCCCCGACGCCGGGACGGTGCGGATGCTGGGGGAGGACGCGGGCGCGGTGCCGGTCCATGTGCTGCGCCGGCGGATCGGCTACGTTTTCCAGGAGATCGGGCTGTTCCCGCACCTGACGGTCGCCGAGAACATCGCCATCACCCCCAAGCTGCTGGGCTGGGACGCCGAGCGGATCAGCGCGCGGGTGGCCAATCTGCTGGGCCTGGTGGACCTGCCGCGCGAGATGGCGGGCCGGCTGCCGGCGGCGCTGTCGGGCGGACAGCGGCAACGGGTGGGTGTGGCGCGAGCCCTGGCCGCCGAGCCGAAGATCATGCTGATGGACGAACCCTTCGGGGCGCTGGACCCGGTGACCCGCGACCAACTGGGAACCGACTACCGCGCCCTGCACGAGCAACTCGGCCTGACCACCGTCATGGTCACCCATGACATGAGCGAGGCCGTGCTGCTGGCCGACCGTATCGTGGTGCTGAAGGCGGGCGCCATCGTCGCCGACGGGACGCCGGGTTATCTGAGCAATACAAGCGACGACCCCGATGTTCGCGCCCTAATGGACGCGCCGAAACGCCAGGCGCAGCGGCTGGCGGCCCGCCTTTCGGAGACCGCTTCGTGAACCCGCGTCTCGCCGCCGCCTTCGACCTGCTGCCGGAATATCTCGCCTGGCACGTGCTGTTGAGCGCGAGCGCCTTGGCGCTTGGCCTGATCATCAGCCTGCCGCTGGCGGTGGCCGCCAGCCGTAGCCCACGCCTGCGCTGGCCGGTCCTGGCCTTCGCCGGCCTGATCCAGACCATCCCCAGCCTGGCCCTGCTGGCGCTGTTCTATCCGCTGCTGCTGGCGGTCTCGGCGCTGAGCCTGTCGCTGACGGGGCATGGCTTCTCGGCCCTCGGCTTCCTGCCCTCGCTGCTGGCGCTGACCCTCTACTCCATGCTGCCGATCCTGCGGACGGCGACCACCGGCATCCTGGGGGTCGACCCGGCGGTGCGCGAGGCCGCCGACGGGGTGGGGATGACCGCCCGCCAGAAGCTGTTCCAGGTGGAGCTGCCCCTGGCCATGCCGGTGATCATGGCCGGCGTTCGCACCGCCGCGGTCTGGACCATCGGGGCCGCCACCCTCTCCACGCCGGTCGGCCAGACCAGCCTGGGTAACTACATCTTCGCCGGCCTGCAGACCGAGAACTGGGTCAGCGTCCTGTTCGGCTGCGCGGCCTCGGCCGTGCTGGCCATGGCCGCCGACCAACTGCTGGGCCTGATCGAGACCGGGGCGGCCAGGCGCGACCGGCGGCTGATGATCGCCGGGGCGGTGGGGCTGCTGATGGGGATCGTGATCGCCGTCCTGCCGCTGGTCAGCTTCGGCAAGCCGGCCAGCTATGTGGTGGGCGCCAAGAACTTCTCCGAGCAATACATCCTGGCCGAACTGATGGCCGACCGGCTGGAGAAGGCCGGCGCCACGGTGAATCGCAAGGAGGACCTCGGCTCGGCGGTGGCCTATCGCGCGCTGGCCGCCGGAGAGCTCGACGTCTATGTCGACTACACCGGCACGCTCTGGACCAACGTCCTGAACCGCCAGGACAATCCCGGCCGCCAGGCGGTGCTGGACGGCCTGACCACGCAACTGAAGAAGAAGGACGGCGTCACCGTCCTCGGCTCCCTGGGGTTCGAGAACGCCTACGCCTTCGCCATGAAGGCCGACCGCGCCAAGGCCCTGGGCATCGTCAGCCTGGCTGACCTTGCCCGCGAGGCGCCCAAGCTGACGCTGGGGACCGACATCGAGTTCCTGTCGCGGCCGGAGTGGAAGGCGGTCGACGCGGCCTATGGCTTCAAGTTCAAGGCCCAGCGATCCTTCCAGCCGACCTTCATGTACCGGGCGCTGTCGGGGGGCGAAGCCGACGTGATCTCGGCCTTCTCCTCCGATGGGCGGATCGCGGCCGACAAGCTGGTGGTGCTCACCGATCCCAAGGGGGCGCTGCCACCCTATGACGCGGTGATCCTGGTCTCCCCCAAGCGCGCCGGCGACCAGCGACTGATGGCCGCGCTGAAACCACTGGTGGGCTCGATCCCCGTCGCCGCCATGCAGGCCGCCAACTACAGCGTCGACCGCGACACCGCCAAGGCCAGCCCCGCCGAGGCGGCCAGGGGGTTGGAGAAGTAGGGCTCAGGCGCCTCTCCGCCGCTTCGCCAACCGTCTAAGTCCGAGGCCCCGGTAGCCCTTCGTTAACCATGTCTGCGCGAGATGGGGATAGTTCTTCTCCCCTGTTTTCGCGAGGCTCTTCATGAACGGCGCCGAGGTTCTGGACGTCGGTCGCGACGCCATCTGGCTGACCTTGCAGCTCTGCGCGCCGGTGCTGATCGTGGGCCTGGTGGTGGGGGTGGGCGTCGGCCTGATGCAGGCCCTGACCCAGATCCAGGAAGCCACCCTGGTCTATGCGCCGAAGATCGTGGCGATCTTCGTCTCCCTGCTGCTCTTCCTGCCGCTGATGGGCGCCCTGATGAGCAGCTTCATGCGCCATATCGCCGCCCGCATCGCAGCGATGTAAGCCGCGTGGAGCACTACGCCACAGCCCAGCAGGTCTATGTCGGCGGACTGGTGTTCGCGCGGCTGTCGGCGCTGGTCATGCTGATGCCGGGGATTGGCGACACCACCGTGCCGCCCCGCATCCGGCTGGCCTTCGCCTTCCTGATGACCCTGATGCTGATCCCGGTGATCGCCCCCAACCCGCCCGCGGTGCCCGCCGCCATGGGCGCCCTGGTGGGGGGCCTGTTCAAGGAGATCCTGATCGGCCTGATGATCGGCACCATCCTGCGGATTTTCCTGATGTCGCTGTCCACGGCCGGCGAGATCATCTCCATCCAGACGACGCTCTCCTTCGCACAGACCGCGGCGCCGGGGATCGCGCCGGGCTCCTCGACGGTCTCGACCTTCCTGGGCCTGATCGGCCTGACCCTGATCATGACCACCGGGCTGCACCACCTGTTCCTCAGCGCCATCGTGAAGTCCTACACGCTGTTTCCCTTCACCCGGGCCCTGCCGGTGGCCGACTCCGCGACGCTCGCGGTGCAGACGGTGGCCGACTGCTTCAAGCTGGGGGTGCAGCTTTCGGCGCCCCTGCTGGTCTTCTCCCTGGTCTTCAACGTGGCCATCGGCCTGGTGGGCCGGGTGATGCCTCAGTTCCAGATCTTCTTCGTGGCCTCGCCGCTGATGGTGATCTTCGGCCTTTCGATCCTGGCGCTCAGCCTGGGTGTCATCGGCACCGTCTGGATGAGCCGCTACCGCGACCTCCTGATGATCTTCGGCGGCTGAGATGGCTGACGACAGCGATCCAGAGTCAAAAACAGAAGAACCCACAGCCGGGAAACTCAGCAAGGCGCGTGAGGACGGCGACGTCGTCAAGACGCCGGACCTGGCGACGCTGGCCTCCTTCGCCGCCGCCGCCAGCGTGATCGCCGTGGCCGGCAGCGCCATGACCCGCAACCTGGCCGTGGCCCTGGTCCCCTTCATCGCCCACCCGGACTCGATCAGCGTCGAGGGCGGCGGCAGCCAGCAGGTGATGCAGTACGTGATGAAGGCCGGGGCGCCGCTGATCCTGGGGGTGATGGTCGCCGCGGCCCTGGCGGGCATCGCCGGAAACCTGGTTCAGACCGGGATCATGTTCACCCCGAACAAGGTGTTCAAGTTCGACTTCAAAAAAGTCTCCCCCATGGGCGGCCTGAAGCGGATGTTCGGCGTCGACGCCTTGATGCAGTTCGTCAAATCCCTGGTGAAGATCGCCCTGGTGGCCTGGATCGGCTACCTCGTGGTCAAGCCGCACCTGCACGAGTTCACCAACCTCTCGGCCATGGATCCCATGGCGATCCTGCCCTTCGCCCTGAAGATCATCCGTAACCTGGCCTTCTC
The sequence above is drawn from the Phenylobacterium glaciei genome and encodes:
- a CDS encoding ATP-binding cassette domain-containing protein; amino-acid sequence: MAQTAIDLSGIEKRYAAHAALAGVSLSIAPGEFVALVGPSGSGKTTLLKTINGLVTPDAGTVRMLGEDAGAVPVHVLRRRIGYVFQEIGLFPHLTVAENIAITPKLLGWDAERISARVANLLGLVDLPREMAGRLPAALSGGQRQRVGVARALAAEPKIMLMDEPFGALDPVTRDQLGTDYRALHEQLGLTTVMVTHDMSEAVLLADRIVVLKAGAIVADGTPGYLSNTSDDPDVRALMDAPKRQAQRLAARLSETAS
- a CDS encoding glycine betaine ABC transporter substrate-binding protein, which produces MNPRLAAAFDLLPEYLAWHVLLSASALALGLIISLPLAVAASRSPRLRWPVLAFAGLIQTIPSLALLALFYPLLLAVSALSLSLTGHGFSALGFLPSLLALTLYSMLPILRTATTGILGVDPAVREAADGVGMTARQKLFQVELPLAMPVIMAGVRTAAVWTIGAATLSTPVGQTSLGNYIFAGLQTENWVSVLFGCAASAVLAMAADQLLGLIETGAARRDRRLMIAGAVGLLMGIVIAVLPLVSFGKPASYVVGAKNFSEQYILAELMADRLEKAGATVNRKEDLGSAVAYRALAAGELDVYVDYTGTLWTNVLNRQDNPGRQAVLDGLTTQLKKKDGVTVLGSLGFENAYAFAMKADRAKALGIVSLADLAREAPKLTLGTDIEFLSRPEWKAVDAAYGFKFKAQRSFQPTFMYRALSGGEADVISAFSSDGRIAADKLVVLTDPKGALPPYDAVILVSPKRAGDQRLMAALKPLVGSIPVAAMQAANYSVDRDTAKASPAEAARGLEK
- the fliQ gene encoding flagellar biosynthesis protein FliQ, producing MNGAEVLDVGRDAIWLTLQLCAPVLIVGLVVGVGVGLMQALTQIQEATLVYAPKIVAIFVSLLLFLPLMGALMSSFMRHIAARIAAM
- the fliR gene encoding flagellar biosynthetic protein FliR; the protein is MEHYATAQQVYVGGLVFARLSALVMLMPGIGDTTVPPRIRLAFAFLMTLMLIPVIAPNPPAVPAAMGALVGGLFKEILIGLMIGTILRIFLMSLSTAGEIISIQTTLSFAQTAAPGIAPGSSTVSTFLGLIGLTLIMTTGLHHLFLSAIVKSYTLFPFTRALPVADSATLAVQTVADCFKLGVQLSAPLLVFSLVFNVAIGLVGRVMPQFQIFFVASPLMVIFGLSILALSLGVIGTVWMSRYRDLLMIFGG
- the flhB gene encoding flagellar biosynthesis protein FlhB; this encodes MADDSDPESKTEEPTAGKLSKAREDGDVVKTPDLATLASFAAAASVIAVAGSAMTRNLAVALVPFIAHPDSISVEGGGSQQVMQYVMKAGAPLILGVMVAAALAGIAGNLVQTGIMFTPNKVFKFDFKKVSPMGGLKRMFGVDALMQFVKSLVKIALVAWIGYLVVKPHLHEFTNLSAMDPMAILPFALKIIRNLAFSIAAFLLLIAGLDWFWQRQRFMKRMRMSKEDLKEEYKQTEGDPHIKGKQKQLRMVRARQRMMQNVPGATVVVMNPTHYAVALKYEAGGEGAPQCVAKGMDAIALRIRKVAEDNGVPVIVDPPLARSLYASVEIEEFIPQKHYEAVAKIIGFIMQSEKKAEAPKPKPKMTPTRVRVPG